A stretch of the Saccharolobus caldissimus genome encodes the following:
- a CDS encoding dihydrolipoamide acetyltransferase family protein encodes MGKEVLMPKLGLTMTKGRIVQWKKREGERVQEGEDLVVIETEKITTTIKAPISGILLKIYAKEGEEVLVGQIIAYIGEVGEIPPTPPSQITPQQAIEVAQKTEETKKVEIRATPRARRLAKEKGIDLSKIKGTGPGGMITEDDVLRELEFIEKKAKFTLTGLRVKEVIPMSPMRQEISRRMTQSLQTMAQVTLSMEVNASALVKLRDELERKTNVKITYTDILVKIVSMLLKNHPYLNATLEGDEIKIIDEINIGIAVALNQGLIVPVIKNADTKSIVDISKEAHELANKARENKLTPDEVTGGTFTISNLGMYNIDSFTPIINPPQTAILGVGRIKKSPVVINDTISLGYTMWLSLTFDHRVMDGHVAANFLRELAEVIEDEDKLRKFVNL; translated from the coding sequence TTGGGTAAAGAAGTATTAATGCCCAAATTAGGACTTACTATGACTAAAGGAAGAATAGTGCAATGGAAAAAGAGGGAAGGGGAAAGAGTACAAGAAGGAGAAGACTTAGTGGTAATAGAAACGGAAAAGATAACTACTACTATTAAAGCGCCAATAAGCGGAATTCTCTTAAAAATATACGCAAAAGAAGGTGAGGAAGTACTAGTAGGTCAAATAATAGCTTACATAGGCGAAGTTGGTGAAATACCACCTACTCCCCCTTCTCAGATAACCCCTCAGCAGGCAATAGAAGTAGCTCAGAAAACTGAAGAAACTAAAAAGGTTGAAATAAGGGCTACACCGAGGGCTAGGAGATTGGCTAAGGAAAAGGGAATAGACTTGTCTAAAATAAAAGGAACTGGACCTGGGGGTATGATAACTGAAGATGATGTTCTCAGAGAATTAGAGTTTATTGAAAAAAAGGCTAAATTTACATTAACTGGGCTCAGAGTAAAGGAAGTAATACCCATGAGTCCGATGAGGCAAGAAATTAGTAGAAGAATGACTCAAAGTCTCCAAACCATGGCTCAAGTAACGTTAAGTATGGAAGTAAACGCTTCAGCCTTAGTTAAATTAAGGGATGAATTAGAAAGAAAAACTAACGTAAAAATAACCTATACCGATATCTTAGTTAAAATCGTTAGTATGCTGTTAAAAAATCACCCCTATTTAAATGCTACATTAGAAGGGGACGAAATTAAGATAATAGATGAGATAAATATAGGCATAGCCGTAGCCTTAAATCAAGGGTTAATAGTTCCAGTAATTAAAAATGCAGATACTAAATCCATAGTAGATATTTCAAAGGAGGCACATGAATTAGCAAACAAGGCTAGGGAAAATAAGTTAACGCCAGATGAAGTAACTGGCGGAACTTTCACTATAAGTAATTTAGGGATGTATAATATTGATTCATTCACGCCAATTATAAACCCTCCCCAAACTGCAATATTAGGAGTAGGAAGAATAAAGAAATCTCCAGTAGTAATTAATGATACAATATCTTTAGGCTATACTATGTGGTTAAGCTTAACTTTTGATCATAGGGTAATGGACGGTCATGTAGCTGCTAATTTCTTAAGGGAATTAGCGGAAGTCATAGAAGACGAAGATAAACTAAGGAAATTTGTTAATTTGTAA